In Stigmatopora nigra isolate UIUO_SnigA chromosome 11, RoL_Snig_1.1, whole genome shotgun sequence, the following proteins share a genomic window:
- the cfap97d2 gene encoding sperm axonemal maintenance protein CFAP97D1, with protein sequence MLSHLAYQPIMPCGNKYLQQKWDQISYDFHRNKIKSMQPTLDTKAPKKYDHLSPQKPKSKDMYTRKIERENILLLERLSHIMLTSGRVDNRNSYERKSLNVEKRQRELRQINMENQSMLTRLSQSKPHYDVKKLHGDWLQARKLVDAIARYPSRSQQGEEKAGKKMTTRKKTTNTSTGTTNVGKIASATTTTSTAQDDSEEESSNEKTEESNSP encoded by the exons ATGTTATCTCACCTGGCCTATCAACCAATAATGCCCTGTGGGAACAAGTACCTCCAGCAGAAATGGGATCAAATTTCTTATGATTTTCACCGAAATAAG ATAAAGTCCATGCAACCAACACTGGACACAAAAGCCCCCAAGAAATATGATCACCTCTCTCCACAGAAACCAAAG AGCAAAGATATGTACACCAGGAAGATTGAGAGAGAAAACATCTTACTTCTGGAAAGATTATCCCACATCATGTTGACCAGTGGACGAGTGGACAACAGGAATAGTTATGAGAGGAAAAG TCTCAACGTGGAAAAACGCCAGCGGGAATTGAGACAAATCAACATGGAGAATCAGAGTATGTTGACACGCTTAAGCCAGTCTAAGCCTCATTATGATGTAAAGAAATTGCACGGCGATTGGCTCCAAGCTCGCAAGTTGGTGGACGCCATCGCGCGTTATCCGAGTAGAAGTCAGCAG GGTGAAGAAAAGGCCGGCAAAAAAATGACgacaaggaaaaaaacaaccaatacGTCCACGGGCACAACAAATGTTGGCAAAATTGCAagcgcaacaacaacaacaagcacaGCGCAAGATGACAGTGAAGAGGAGTCTAGCAATGAAAAAACTGAAGAATCTAACTCACCATAA
- the upf3a gene encoding regulator of nonsense transcripts 3A isoform X1, giving the protein MRSEKEQMTANKDKCLVEIQFRDNSGDQDNIPKQKEEKKEVFTKVVIRRLPPQLTKEQLEEQLSPLPSYDYFEFFPSDPSLYPHLFSRAYINFKNQDDILLFRDRFDGYVFIDSKGQEFPAVVEFAPFQKVSKKKLKKKDAKAGSIEEDPEYKRFLENYSCDEEKSMANPETLLGEIEAKTRELIAKRTTPLLEYIRNKKMEKQRIREEKREERRRREFEKKRQREEEKRKRREDERRKRKEAEKQKKLSDKDVKIKLLKKSDRDDDLDSDRVKDKSEVGDVERGKWEKSCGQIKSKENRGQPESDKEQRQPRRQREKEHRGKDDDRKRQRHHYDFDKFPRRKDETKWGKGYCQDRAKKEGHHHAYVFCPDSGDKQMKGERDEMANRKERLRNKVSQKDRPAMQLYQPGTRNRKGGNSSGKGYDCMQAGQSPENEAGSCFEPVAMATALDKTYDDNNDEHL; this is encoded by the exons GTGGTGATTCGAAGGCTCCCACCTCAGCTAACCAAGGAACAGTTAGAAGAACAACTCAGCCCGCTTCCTTCCTACGATTACTTTGAATTCTTCCCTTCTGATCCCAG TCTGTACCCGCATCTGTTCTCCAGAGCCTACATCAACTTTAAAAACCAGGATGATATCCTTCTCTTCAGAGACAGATTTGATGGCTATGTCTTCATTGACAGCAAAG GTCAAGAGTTTCCTGCTGTGGTAGAGTTTGCCCCTTTCCAGAAAGTCTCCAAGAAGAAACTCAAAAAGAAAGATGCCAAAGCCGGGAGCATTGAGGAAG ATCCGGAATATAAGCGCTTCTTGGAGAACTACTCCTGTGATGAGGAGAAGTCAATGGCCAATCCTGAGACTCTTCTGGGGGAAATCGAGGCTAAAACAAGAGAGCTGATTG CCAAAAGGACAACACCCCTGTTGGAGTACATCAGAAACAAGAAAATGGAGAAGCAG AGAATCCGAGAGGAGAAGCGAGAGGAGAGGCGACGACGAGAATTTGAGAAGAAACGACAACGGGAGGAAGAGAAACGCAAGCGTCGCGAGGACGAGCGGCGCAAACGGAAAGAAGCCGAGAAGCAGAAGAAACTCTCTGACAAAGATGTTAAAATTAAG ctgttgaagaagagcgACAGGGATGACGACCTGGATTCGGACCGGGTCAAGGACAAAAGTGAAGTCGGGGACGTGGAAAGAGGGAAATGGGAAAAATCTTGTGGACAGATCAAGTCAAAGGAAAA TAGAGGTCAACCCGAAAGCGACAAAGAGCAACGGCAACCTCGCCGGCAACGAGAGAAAGAGCATCGGGGCAAAGACGACGATAGGAAGCGTCAAAGGCACCACTACGACTTTGATAAGTTTCCGCGGCGTAAAGATGAGACCAAGTGGGGTAAGGGTTACTGCCAGGACCGAGCCAAGAAGGAGGGCCATCACCACGCCTACGTCTTCTGCCCCGACAGCGGAGACAAGCAGATGAAGGGCGAGCGGGACGAGATGGCTAACAGGAAGGAGCGCCTTCGAAACAAGGTGAGCCAAAAG GACCGCCCAGCCATGCAGCTGTACCAACCCGGAACACGCAATCGCAAAGGCGGCAATTCGTCCGGAAAAGGTTACGATTGCATGCAAGCGGGTCAATCGCCGGAGAACGAGGCGGGGTCTTGCTTTGAGCCGGTCGCCATGGCGACGGCTTTGGACAAAACCTATGACGATAACAACGATGAGCACTTGTAA
- the upf3a gene encoding regulator of nonsense transcripts 3A isoform X3: MRSEKEQMTANKDKCLVEIQFRDNSGDQDNIPKQKEEKKEVFTKVVIRRLPPQLTKEQLEEQLSPLPSYDYFEFFPSDPSLYPHLFSRAYINFKNQDDILLFRDRFDGYVFIDSKGQEFPAVVEFAPFQKVSKKKLKKKDAKAGSIEEDPEYKRFLENYSCDEEKSMANPETLLGEIEAKTRELIAKRTTPLLEYIRNKKMEKQRIREEKREERRRREFEKKRQREEEKRKRREDERRKRKEAEKQKKLSDKDVKIKLLKKSDRDDDLDSDRVKDKSEVGDVERGKWEKSCGQIKSKENRGQPESDKEQRQPRRQREKEHRGKDDDRKRQRHHYDFDKFPRRKDETKWGKGYCQDRAKKEGHHHAYVFCPDSGDKQMKGERDEMANRKERLRNKDRPAMQLYQPGTRNRKGGNSSGKGYDCMQAGQSPENEAGSCFEPVAMATALDKTYDDNNDEHL; the protein is encoded by the exons GTGGTGATTCGAAGGCTCCCACCTCAGCTAACCAAGGAACAGTTAGAAGAACAACTCAGCCCGCTTCCTTCCTACGATTACTTTGAATTCTTCCCTTCTGATCCCAG TCTGTACCCGCATCTGTTCTCCAGAGCCTACATCAACTTTAAAAACCAGGATGATATCCTTCTCTTCAGAGACAGATTTGATGGCTATGTCTTCATTGACAGCAAAG GTCAAGAGTTTCCTGCTGTGGTAGAGTTTGCCCCTTTCCAGAAAGTCTCCAAGAAGAAACTCAAAAAGAAAGATGCCAAAGCCGGGAGCATTGAGGAAG ATCCGGAATATAAGCGCTTCTTGGAGAACTACTCCTGTGATGAGGAGAAGTCAATGGCCAATCCTGAGACTCTTCTGGGGGAAATCGAGGCTAAAACAAGAGAGCTGATTG CCAAAAGGACAACACCCCTGTTGGAGTACATCAGAAACAAGAAAATGGAGAAGCAG AGAATCCGAGAGGAGAAGCGAGAGGAGAGGCGACGACGAGAATTTGAGAAGAAACGACAACGGGAGGAAGAGAAACGCAAGCGTCGCGAGGACGAGCGGCGCAAACGGAAAGAAGCCGAGAAGCAGAAGAAACTCTCTGACAAAGATGTTAAAATTAAG ctgttgaagaagagcgACAGGGATGACGACCTGGATTCGGACCGGGTCAAGGACAAAAGTGAAGTCGGGGACGTGGAAAGAGGGAAATGGGAAAAATCTTGTGGACAGATCAAGTCAAAGGAAAA TAGAGGTCAACCCGAAAGCGACAAAGAGCAACGGCAACCTCGCCGGCAACGAGAGAAAGAGCATCGGGGCAAAGACGACGATAGGAAGCGTCAAAGGCACCACTACGACTTTGATAAGTTTCCGCGGCGTAAAGATGAGACCAAGTGGGGTAAGGGTTACTGCCAGGACCGAGCCAAGAAGGAGGGCCATCACCACGCCTACGTCTTCTGCCCCGACAGCGGAGACAAGCAGATGAAGGGCGAGCGGGACGAGATGGCTAACAGGAAGGAGCGCCTTCGAAACAAG GACCGCCCAGCCATGCAGCTGTACCAACCCGGAACACGCAATCGCAAAGGCGGCAATTCGTCCGGAAAAGGTTACGATTGCATGCAAGCGGGTCAATCGCCGGAGAACGAGGCGGGGTCTTGCTTTGAGCCGGTCGCCATGGCGACGGCTTTGGACAAAACCTATGACGATAACAACGATGAGCACTTGTAA
- the upf3a gene encoding regulator of nonsense transcripts 3A isoform X2, translating to MRSEKEQMTANKDKCLVEIQFRDNSGDQDNIPKQKEEKKEVFTKVVIRRLPPQLTKEQLEEQLSPLPSYDYFEFFPSDPSLYPHLFSRAYINFKNQDDILLFRDRFDGYVFIDSKGQEFPAVVEFAPFQKVSKKKLKKKDAKAGSIEEDPEYKRFLENYSCDEEKSMANPETLLGEIEAKTRELIAKRTTPLLEYIRNKKMEKQRIREEKREERRRREFEKKRQREEEKRKRREDERRKRKEAEKQKKLSDKDVKIKLLKKSDRDDDLDSDRVKDKSEVGDVERGKWEKSCGQIKSKEKGQPESDKEQRQPRRQREKEHRGKDDDRKRQRHHYDFDKFPRRKDETKWGKGYCQDRAKKEGHHHAYVFCPDSGDKQMKGERDEMANRKERLRNKVSQKDRPAMQLYQPGTRNRKGGNSSGKGYDCMQAGQSPENEAGSCFEPVAMATALDKTYDDNNDEHL from the exons GTGGTGATTCGAAGGCTCCCACCTCAGCTAACCAAGGAACAGTTAGAAGAACAACTCAGCCCGCTTCCTTCCTACGATTACTTTGAATTCTTCCCTTCTGATCCCAG TCTGTACCCGCATCTGTTCTCCAGAGCCTACATCAACTTTAAAAACCAGGATGATATCCTTCTCTTCAGAGACAGATTTGATGGCTATGTCTTCATTGACAGCAAAG GTCAAGAGTTTCCTGCTGTGGTAGAGTTTGCCCCTTTCCAGAAAGTCTCCAAGAAGAAACTCAAAAAGAAAGATGCCAAAGCCGGGAGCATTGAGGAAG ATCCGGAATATAAGCGCTTCTTGGAGAACTACTCCTGTGATGAGGAGAAGTCAATGGCCAATCCTGAGACTCTTCTGGGGGAAATCGAGGCTAAAACAAGAGAGCTGATTG CCAAAAGGACAACACCCCTGTTGGAGTACATCAGAAACAAGAAAATGGAGAAGCAG AGAATCCGAGAGGAGAAGCGAGAGGAGAGGCGACGACGAGAATTTGAGAAGAAACGACAACGGGAGGAAGAGAAACGCAAGCGTCGCGAGGACGAGCGGCGCAAACGGAAAGAAGCCGAGAAGCAGAAGAAACTCTCTGACAAAGATGTTAAAATTAAG ctgttgaagaagagcgACAGGGATGACGACCTGGATTCGGACCGGGTCAAGGACAAAAGTGAAGTCGGGGACGTGGAAAGAGGGAAATGGGAAAAATCTTGTGGACAGATCAAGTCAAAGGAAAA AGGTCAACCCGAAAGCGACAAAGAGCAACGGCAACCTCGCCGGCAACGAGAGAAAGAGCATCGGGGCAAAGACGACGATAGGAAGCGTCAAAGGCACCACTACGACTTTGATAAGTTTCCGCGGCGTAAAGATGAGACCAAGTGGGGTAAGGGTTACTGCCAGGACCGAGCCAAGAAGGAGGGCCATCACCACGCCTACGTCTTCTGCCCCGACAGCGGAGACAAGCAGATGAAGGGCGAGCGGGACGAGATGGCTAACAGGAAGGAGCGCCTTCGAAACAAGGTGAGCCAAAAG GACCGCCCAGCCATGCAGCTGTACCAACCCGGAACACGCAATCGCAAAGGCGGCAATTCGTCCGGAAAAGGTTACGATTGCATGCAAGCGGGTCAATCGCCGGAGAACGAGGCGGGGTCTTGCTTTGAGCCGGTCGCCATGGCGACGGCTTTGGACAAAACCTATGACGATAACAACGATGAGCACTTGTAA
- the asmtl gene encoding putative bifunctional dTTP/UTP pyrophosphatase/methyltransferase protein: MVLNPVISKLAGKLVVLASASPRRLEILRNAGLRFEVVPSWFKETLDKGLFKAPQQYAVETAKQKALEVARRMPCNHLKTPDIVIGADTIVSVNGTILEKPQDKQDAYRMLSSLSGKEHSVFTGVAIVLCNETTGKLYFQIVDFYEETKVKFADLSEDMLWEYIDSGEPMDKAGGYGIQALGGMLVEYVHGDFLNVVGFPLNHFCKQMDRIYNQQRDAIGPTPSQVTLHGHCEETRPEAAGQESDDSEEARDDLQKIIQLMDGFKASKALFTASKLGLFDLLKRKPGLVVDQVALELNTSLKGTERLLEACLSLKLLKTTNSKTPAYENTKLSERVLLSDAPSSLLDYLAHCDQSTWPLFNHLENAVREGVQQHHRVQDTVSSSQDGKLRFMKAMHSFAQVTARTVATAFDLSAFKSACDLGGCTGAMAMEFARVYPGMTLTVLDLPAVVEMSPRFIPAGDQDRLTFVQGDFFKHPLPKADLYILSRILHDWPDDKVHLLLSRIAEVCTPGCGLLLSEIFLDEGRRGPSRGLLQALSMSQGRQRSAHEYTLLLESHAFVASGIKRTGNLLDAMLCVKV; the protein is encoded by the exons ATGGTGCTGAACCCTGTCATCTCCAAACTGGCCGGCAAACTGGTCGTCCTGGCCAGTGCGTCTCCACGGCGACTGGAGATCCTTCGTAATGCT GGTCTGCGCTTTGAGGTGGTCCCGTCCTGGTTCAAAGAAACCCTTGATAAGGGTCTTTTTAAAGCGCCTCAACAGTACGCCGTGGAGACGGCCAAGCAGAAGGCCCTGGAGGTGGCCAGGAGGATGCCCTGT aatcacctaaaaaCTCCTGACATAGTGATCGGAGCGGACACTATTGTg AGTGTAAATGGCACAATTCTGGAGAAGCCACAAGACAAGCAAGATGCATACAGAATGCTCTCAAG TTTGAGTGGGAAGGAACACAGCGTCTTCACGGGCGTCGCCATTGTCCTTTGCAATGAGACAACAGGTAAGTTGT ATTTCCAGATCGTGGACTTTTATGAAGAAACTAAGGTGAAATTTGCCGACCTCTCTGAAGACATGCTGTGGGAATACATTGACAGCGGTGAACCAAT GGATAAAGCAGGCGGCTATGGCATCCAAGCATTGGGTGGGATGCTGGTGGAATACGTGCATGGAGACTTCCTCAACGTGGTGGGTTTCCCCCTAAACCACTTCTGCAAACAGATGGACCGAATATACAACCAACAAAGGGATGCAATTGGACCTACCCCTTCGCAG GTCACCTTGCACGGACACTGCGAGGAAACCCGACCGGAGGCCGCTGGCCAGGAATCTGATGACAGTGAGGAGGCCAGAGACGACCTGCAGAAAATCATTCAACTGATGGACGGATTCAAAGCATCCAAA GCTCTTTTTACCGCATCCAAGTTGGGCCTGTTTGACTTGCTGAAGCGCAAGCCGGGATTGGTCGTGGATCAGGTGGCCCTGGAGCTAAACACCTCCCTCAAGGGAACGGAGCGTCTGCTGGAGGCGTGCCTGTCACTCAAATTGTTGAAAACAACAA ACTCTAAGACGCCCGCTTACGAGAACACTAAACTATCAGAGCGCGTCCTACTGTCTGATGCCCCATCCTCCTTACTGGACTACTTGGCACACTGCGACCAATCCACATGGCCTCTCTTCAACCACCTGGAGAACGCCGTGCGGGAGGGTGTCCAACAGCACCACAGGGTCCAG GACACTGTCTCCAGCAGCCAGGATGGCAAACTTAGGTTCATGAAAGCCATGCACAGTTTTGCTCAAGTGACTGCGAGAACAGTGGCCACAGCCTTTGACTTGTCCGCCTTCAAGAGCGCATGTGACCTTGGAG GATGCACAGGCGCAATGGCCATGGAATTTGCCAGAGTGTACCCGGGGATGACTTTAACAGTGCTGGACTTACCGGCCGTGGTGGAAATGAGTCCACGTTTCATTCCAGCCGGCGATCAAGACCGGCTGACGTTTGTCCAAG GAGACTTCTTCAAGCATCCCTTGCCTAAAGCAGACCTCTACATCCTCTCTAGAATTCTTCACGACTGGCCTGATGACAAAGTGCACCTCCTACTTAGCAGAATTGCAGAAGTGTGCACACCAg GTTGCGGCCTCCTGCTGAGCGAGATCTTCCTGGACGAGGGTAGAAGAGGGCCCAGTCGCGGCCTTCTGCAGGCCCTCAGCATGAGCCAAGGCAGGCAGAGAAGCGCCCACGAATACACTCTGCTTTTGGAGAGCCACGCCTTTGTCGCCTCCGGTATCAAAAGAACGGGAAACCTGCTGGATGCCATGCTCTGCGTCAAAGTCTGA